A window of Chrysoperla carnea chromosome 3, inChrCarn1.1, whole genome shotgun sequence genomic DNA:
ataaaactttacagTATTATAGCTTATAATACCGAAGCCAGGTTGCGGGTCGTCTAATTTTCTAAAAGATGGAATTATAGTTAGTGTTTAGTGGGCGGGCTAAACTGGGATTAAAGGGTAGCATGTGGTAGATTTGTCTTTAAAgttggtattattattaatacgaGTGTAATGGAGGAGCGGTAAGTGAGAGATAGgcaggtgaaggctataacaatatagctttttcaaattgaaattccCAGCGAAGCCGGCGAGTAACAGCTAGTTATTAAtagatcttttatttttatttcgattcgTTTTTGCTTGGACAAACTGTAAAAAACTAATTCAGTCAAGTGAataacgaatattttttatttttgtcaaatttattgTCTGTccgaatcaaaaattaaataaaaagatctaTTCGCGACTCTTTAGTTTAGAACATTAAATGgcattaaaatggaaatttctATTCATTGACTCACGAACTAGAGTTGTGAATTATATAAAAGAGATTAtatgttctatttttttttttttagtatggaGATACATATTTATATCCTCTTCAACCGACATTGTAGTGGCCCCTATAGTTTCTTGGATCATTTGTACAATAAATTCTGCTGGTTACCATGGTAAGAGACTAGATTTATTCgttattttgacatatttgaCAAAATCCCTATGAATTACGACGTTACGTTAAATCACGAAACCACACgcacaaattatttttgagcCACAGCTTAGTGCGACGTAGTATGTCGTTTGTATCCGTAGAAAACAAGGATTATACTAAAAAGAATTATTGCGCCTAAAATGGAGAATATATACAATAGTGAGTAATCCTTAGAAGTTTCTGAGGAGGATGATGCTAAACCACAAAAATCAAAAGTGCATTTTTCGGTTATACCACTTAATTTCTCTTGAAGAATTTTCCATTCACACATTCCATTTGGGCAATCGAAAATGGTAATTggtttttcatttaagaaaaattttactttcgtaTTTGGATGGCAACTGAAAAAACAAAGTATAATAGAATTTTGtcttattaataaagaaaactaTATAACTAGTTGCAAAAGGAAAGTATTTTTTGCACtagatatgaaataatttagtgCTCTACGCTCGTTATCCAACACTTTGTGTGCAAAAAACGTGTAGTTTTGCATCATGTTTatatagaacatttttttgaatttactttcggtagtaaaaaattaaaattaaagtttatgtagaaatatacttaaatattcttattttaagtcataaaagcgcattattgttttattttattaaaattaaaagtcgtaatttttaatctatataatcacgtgacctaaaacagtAGTGCACATTAACCTTAAAAGTGTTCAGAAACTTACTCGTACTTTACAGCAGCAAAGTTAGCACCAATGGGACTAATATCTGATGTACGCCATAAATAACTATTGTCAgaaattttctctttataatTATCAGCACTTATTGGATTTGAGTCCTCTTCAATTCCTAATGCTGTGAGCAATGTTTGAAATTGTACGCTGTCTGTAAAAGTTATGATAGCTTTTAATATATTGCGCTTATTCACAAAATCGTCTAAATCATTGAACATTTCTTTCACAGTGTGACATCCAATGTTTTTTGAATATTCGTTTCCATAGCCTTTGGTATAATACGACAATAAATCTTCATTATATTGTAATAGCTTTAATTGATCTTCAGTAAAAACTGAACACCATGCAGAATCTTTACTTAAGATAGATTCCTCGTAGCGACATAGatcgtaaactaattttaattgttccaaaccaaaatttgatttatatccAAGCGTTGTCTTAACATTATTAATCATTTGTTGAAACTCtggtttttttgcaaaattagaTTTGTCAAAATCTTTTATCTTTCTTTGAAAAGCACTACAATTTCTTATCGTGTCTGtaatattattggaaaaaatggtaaaattttgatcagTATAATATTCTCCCTTTCTGGATAACAATTCTTTCATAAATTGCGTGATTATATCTCGATTTCCTGATACTGCatctttaaactaaaaaaatttgttcgtgtTCAggaagatttttaaattttttaaaattatacatattttgaaatttatacttACCATATATTCAGTATTAAGGTCAGGagtatttcgaaatataatatacttaGTCAGACTTTTTGCTATGAAACAAATTGTCTTATTCACATTTTCAAGTATTTCTTGTTCCGAACTGCTCCATTGCGTTAGCTCTTTTCCACATTCCGACTATttcattaaacaaacaaacaaaaaagttgatATTAAATACTGCCAtgtaccaaaaatattaaaattcttgcggtacaatagaattttattaattttttgtttgatgtgTAACGACATTAAAGTAAATaactacaattaaaatataaaattgctgCAATTCTGAAAGCAGTAAACTTTCTGATTAGATGGCTTTGATTAAAGTTTTGAATACACATTTTAAATGATGGTAGATTAAAGTTTCTAGAAATACTTTTCAAGTCTGCAAATTggacttaatttttaatttaaataattgatttaatatattttggtcCGTTATACTTCATTGGTTTCTGATAGTAAATTGAGCAGATATTTATCTGGATTGAATTGAGTAAGGCACGTCATTGAAACCACAAAACTGGTATGTTGGatcggtaaaaatttttttaataatattgttccTAAATAGTATGTtgttttgttcgaaaattttaacTCAATATGTACTTTAGAATATAAAGATGCAAGACAATCGACagtaaaatgcaaataaaaaccttttgttttattttggtaTCTCAAAAAAGTATTGAGCTAAGTTAGTCATGCTATGAAatatatactttcttttttatctataaatatataggagactttctatagatatagatagtcactcatcacgatatctctggaacaaAAAGACCAAGAGACAgaaaatttggcaggaatattccttttgccaagtagaggtcagctaagaacggattttacgaaattccacccacaaggggggttgcgggggtgctcatgaataaaaaattcatatttttcaattatggcttttaatagttcaaaaattggtcagaatgttttaaattacatttagaaatttttttaaccttcggagggtagaaaggtgtagcgagaaagtgggaaggaaatatcgaatatttacaaatatacctaagtggggtatcaaataaaagagcatgacgtgtacattacaaaactgttatccaacgcaaggaaatgtggagggaggggtgcaagtggggatgttgcccagcaaagcgggtagttcccagctagtatattatatattatataaagtaaataaaatgtatgagtTTTATATAGCTCTAAGATCTAGACATATCTCTGATAGTACAtttaataagccggaaaatgaagaaaagtggtggaacagatccgatttcaaaatttttttgtgtacgtgttccttagacctctaggaacattccaccgcactaaccttggcattacaaaaaaaaactgggaAAATTAGgatagttttcccatccccaaagcACTCTaaatagtaacagtgaaaacaaatcaaatgatagtcaaaaactttattaaattcaaaattttgcctcagAAATCGTCTCTCTGCGGTTTGCGGAGTCGCTGATCATaaatttgagataaaaaaaaaactgaatgtcGCACCATCCCTATTAAAACCACCCCCACATTTAGTTGCTTTTTGTCCTCAAATTGATGATTAACGACTCCGAAAACCGCAAAGaaacaatttctgaggtgaaattaagaattttaaaatttttatttatcattaacacttctaggggtagttttaatggggttgaaacCATCCTCAATTGCTTTTGGACCTTGAATTTGTGAACAGCGAACATAAAAGCTCCACAAGAGACGATTTCtgagacaaaattttgaatttaataaagtttttgttgatCACTTCCATCACTTGAATTAATGATCAGCGACCTCAGAAACTCTCGGGAGACGATGTTCGAGgcgaaatattgatttgttttcactgttactatttggagtgctttggggatgggaaaactaccctaattttctcagtttttttgtaatgccaaggttagtgcggctgaatgttcctagaggtctaaggaacacgttcacaaaaaatttttgaaatcggagctgttccaccacttttccacatttgatggtattttccggcttatttattgcactatgaaaccatagaaaaaacatgaaaaagacCAGAAAATGTACTACGTTATCTATATATCCTATCGCActgcaaaataaacaaataatacttTAGATATACCTCTGCGTTCTTGATAAATTCTGCCGACAGCTGAGCGTAGTTTTGTgtggaaaattcatttttatcataGCGAATAATGCCCCAATAATTTAGTGGTACACagcctaaataaaattttcaataattatttaatgataaaataactttattaataaataatatgtatcataaataatttttgaagtttgaCAACTGTCATTTACATTTTACAGGTTATTACACCTGTTAACTACTTGGCAAACTTTCTAATAACAAAGCGCTTATcagtgataataataaaaattgtcaattttcaacaattaatcaattataagtaaaaactttttagttACCTTTTACGTTATGTTCCCCCGACTGTGTTACATCGACATAATCAGCTTTTTCCCCAAAGTACgtgtttatgttatttatttgatttaaacatttttgtgatTGACAttctatcaataaaaatagCATACAAAAAATCCATTtcgaattatataaataacccATTTTATCGAAAGAATTATCAATTTGCGAAAAATTAGTggaaaaaacacaattatttaaacataaatggtATCATGACTAATGCATGTATGGTATACACCGGCCGTAATCACTGCGATGTGATAAAAATAATGGTTTGGTTTTTTCGTATTAtcaatttgtattataataattaatatatactgcgtaaaacaatttaattatacttttaaaatgaaaatccttTAAATCTAtttgagtaaatttttaatttcaagtatgaacttctttttattttagcgtatggcaaaatttttttatatattttatttccccCTTTTTTCTCAACACTTTGATTATTAACGGTCCTAGCGGATTAACAAAGGGTTACACTGTTACGATTTACCATAAGAATATGCTTGCCAGGGTTTCAGGCTTAAAACCGGTGACTATTACGAATTATTAGCCGTATTGCAATAAGAGACCttgcatcaaaaattttttaatatcggttttaaaattttatcaaaatttgaaaatcgaaaataattatgtttttgaagAGAGTGAccaccatttttttttcgaatatttcgaaATCGAATTCCTTTTGCTGCTATAGGTTTATCACAAACTGAGCATCACAAATAAACTTTCAAGTTATACTATTCATTATTTTGCTTAAGTAATGTTTGCGAAGATGGAGGATGGCTTTCTctcgtttatattttttaacccactcaaaaatgaaagaaaatgatGATCGATATTAATGTTGCGCAAACTATTTCCATGCGCGACTTCTTTATTGTGTGTGCAATTTTCTCATGATCCATGAAtaggtatttaaatattttgctgtTATTTGACTATTGTTGAAGAAAAaccttacatttttttattatcaaataaatattttgtaaaattcccGATCCAATAGGTTCATCACCCACAGTCATATGGACTCACGCTGATCAATATATTTGTGAGTAATGTTGTgctaaaattaatacatttattacaTGCTGTAAAATGGCGAAAATAGCGCCGAATCCATAAAATAGTACATACCtacctatatttttataataataaaaataaaaatagttgctTATCATTACCTACTTATTACCTACGCTATAGGCAGTGAAGTTGCAGTAATGGAGGGAATACGATGGTATATAAGACGTATACACAGTGCTTActgaaaattgaacaaattttacacTTTAGATTTTACAGGGTATATACGCTCTTGATTTTGACGAGCTGTATATCTTATACCATTTACTGATTTTAAGATTAATGTAATAAGTCGATCCCATGAATAAAAAGTAAGATAATGGTAAGATATGAAGATGCAAACTTTTCAAAGCTTCAAGGGCGACTTGTCCAGGTATTCGAAATTGACACATGTTTTGAGTGTGAGATTCATCAATACATTGTGGCCGGGCGTCAATTTCAACAACAGTCCTTTCAACGCACGTAGCAGCTTGTAGCcagctttatttaaaaacacaattctAGTAAAATTCAGTAAAACGTGCGTTTAAATCGACTGTATGTAccattaaattatacattaaggTGCATTGACTAAAACACCAAGTGCCAAATTAACTAATTAACCTATGAGATCGAAGTTTTGAACATAGATACATATTTTACGTGATACCTTAAATTTCaaggttatttttaaaatatatgtaggttttatttatttgctaaaataaatagtgacattttaaatttacttgtaaagaaaaaactaaCCTGTTGCAAAATGAGTGTCGTAATGTATTACTATGTCTATGGTCGTACTCGTAATGGTATTCAATGTATTCTTTTAGAGAGTAAGGATTGTTATTTTTactaacattttgttttaaaattttcttaaatgtcgTGTCTACCTTCGGCAGATTTTGTTATTAACTAAATTCTCAGATATTATTTCTGCCTtgtcgaaatttttttgaaatcattatATATCCAACCAAAGATATTCCTAT
This region includes:
- the LOC123295596 gene encoding multiple inositol polyphosphate phosphatase 1-like — protein: MGYLYNSKWIFCMLFLLIECQSQKCLNQINNINTYFGEKADYVDVTQSGEHNVKGCVPLNYWGIIRYDKNEFSTQNYAQLSAEFIKNAESECGKELTQWSSSEQEILENVNKTICFIAKSLTKYIIFRNTPDLNTEYMFKDAVSGNRDIITQFMKELLSRKGEYYTDQNFTIFSNNITDTIRNCSAFQRKIKDFDKSNFAKKPEFQQMINNVKTTLGYKSNFGLEQLKLVYDLCRYEESILSKDSAWCSVFTEDQLKLLQYNEDLLSYYTKGYGNEYSKNIGCHTVKEMFNDLDDFVNKRNILKAIITFTDSVQFQTLLTALGIEEDSNPISADNYKEKISDNSYLWRTSDISPIGANFAAVKYDCHPNTKVKFFLNEKPITIFDCPNGMCEWKILQEKLSGITEKCTFDFCGLASSSSETSKDYSLLYIFSILGAIILFSIILVFYGYKRHTTSH